One part of the Tistrella bauzanensis genome encodes these proteins:
- a CDS encoding YqcI/YcgG family protein has translation MFPMPYQSRAEIAADRVDEACAPWQRVVFDEFAATIASPQRPFPCVFGVAGFAADQLRYVFIDDAGPDGIRQLGTALRAFIAQARGIGPNTSLVAFFRPDVPGDIEDYRRRMWTVLNGLAAIDDQPWPADVPGDPDDPLWEFCFAGEPVFVVCNTPAHVARQSRRASSFMLTFQPRWVFDRILGTDAAADMAFAKVRRRLAAFDMLPASPDLGRYGAAGIREHRQYFLDDANRPAPACPFRGQDRAGARASARMSEGV, from the coding sequence ATGTTCCCCATGCCATATCAGAGCCGTGCCGAGATTGCGGCCGACCGGGTGGACGAGGCCTGCGCGCCCTGGCAGCGCGTGGTGTTCGACGAATTTGCCGCCACCATCGCCAGTCCGCAGCGCCCGTTCCCCTGTGTGTTCGGCGTTGCCGGTTTCGCTGCCGACCAGTTGCGCTATGTGTTCATCGATGATGCCGGCCCCGACGGCATTCGCCAGTTGGGCACGGCGCTACGGGCCTTCATCGCCCAGGCGCGCGGCATCGGCCCCAATACCTCGCTGGTGGCCTTCTTCCGCCCCGACGTGCCGGGCGACATCGAAGACTATCGCCGCCGGATGTGGACGGTGCTGAACGGTCTGGCCGCGATCGACGACCAGCCCTGGCCCGCGGATGTGCCGGGCGATCCCGATGATCCCTTGTGGGAATTCTGCTTCGCCGGCGAGCCGGTCTTCGTGGTCTGCAACACCCCGGCCCATGTCGCGCGCCAGAGCCGGCGGGCGAGCAGCTTCATGCTGACCTTTCAGCCGCGCTGGGTGTTCGACCGCATCCTTGGCACCGATGCCGCGGCCGATATGGCCTTCGCCAAGGTCCGCCGTCGGCTGGCGGCCTTCGACATGCTGCCCGCCTCGCCGGATCTGGGCCGCTATGGTGCGGCCGGGATCCGTGAGCACCGGCAGTATTTCCTCGACGATGCCAACCGCCCGGCACCCGCCTGCCCATTTCGGGGCCAGGATCGCGCCGGCGCCAGGGCGTCGGCCAGGATGTCGGAGGGGGTGTGA
- a CDS encoding LysR family transcriptional regulator has product MAFLSVAEERSFRRAAARLAMSPSALSHTIRSLEERLGARLLNRTTRSVSLTEAGQSLFARLRPAMDEIGAAVQDVSDRQSRPRGVVRVNLPRIAARLLIAPMLADVTHRYPDVRLDLVIDDDITDIVAQGFDAGIRSGGLVQQDMIAVRLTPDLRMAVVGAPAYVAARPPIQIPHDLVHHACLTYRWSETGILQRWQFEGADGPVTIKVDTIVSANETDLLLAAAVQGAGIAYLEESLVAPHLRRGDLIRMLDDWCKPFPGLHLYYLNKPHMPAALRAFIDVMKSHAHRGPDDHTSA; this is encoded by the coding sequence ATGGCGTTCCTGAGCGTCGCGGAGGAGCGGAGCTTCAGACGGGCTGCGGCGCGACTGGCGATGTCGCCATCGGCGCTCAGCCATACGATCAGATCGCTGGAGGAGCGTCTGGGCGCGCGGCTGCTCAATCGGACAACGCGCAGTGTCTCGTTGACGGAAGCCGGCCAGTCATTGTTCGCGCGCCTGCGTCCGGCCATGGACGAGATCGGCGCCGCCGTGCAGGACGTCAGTGACCGCCAGAGCCGGCCGCGGGGCGTGGTGCGGGTGAACCTGCCGCGCATCGCCGCCCGTCTGTTGATCGCGCCCATGCTGGCAGACGTCACGCACCGCTATCCTGATGTGCGGCTCGATCTGGTGATCGACGACGACATCACCGATATCGTGGCGCAAGGCTTCGATGCCGGCATAAGGTCCGGCGGCCTGGTCCAGCAGGACATGATCGCGGTCAGGCTCACGCCCGATCTGCGCATGGCGGTTGTGGGGGCACCCGCATATGTCGCTGCGCGTCCGCCGATCCAGATCCCCCATGATCTGGTTCATCACGCCTGTCTCACCTATCGGTGGAGCGAGACGGGCATCCTGCAGCGCTGGCAGTTCGAGGGCGCCGACGGCCCTGTCACTATAAAGGTCGACACCATCGTCTCCGCCAACGAAACCGACCTGCTGCTTGCCGCCGCCGTGCAGGGCGCGGGCATCGCCTATCTTGAGGAAAGTCTCGTGGCACCGCACCTGCGGCGCGGCGACCTGATCCGTATGCTCGATGACTGGTGCAAACCGTTTCCTGGCCTGCATCTGTATTATCTCAACAAGCCGCATATGCCGGCAGCCCTCAGGGCGTTCATCGACGTCATGAAGTCGCACGCCCATCGTGGCCCGGATGATCACACCAGCGCCTGA
- a CDS encoding helix-turn-helix domain-containing protein: MATRKPRPRAATSGPYKSDAFAAIHEVMDALYDAGAIDRRTMRDFDTACLAPVLPMSPDDIRALREREQMSQPVFARHLNVSRNLISDWERGVKKPGGPALKLLTIIRKKGVQALV, from the coding sequence ATGGCGACCAGAAAACCCCGGCCACGTGCCGCCACCAGCGGCCCATACAAGAGTGACGCCTTCGCCGCGATCCACGAGGTCATGGACGCCCTGTACGACGCCGGGGCGATCGACCGCAGGACCATGCGCGATTTCGATACCGCCTGCCTCGCGCCCGTGCTGCCGATGTCTCCCGACGACATCCGGGCATTGCGGGAGCGCGAGCAGATGTCTCAGCCGGTGTTCGCCCGTCATCTGAATGTCAGCCGCAACCTGATATCCGATTGGGAACGCGGCGTGAAGAAGCCGGGCGGCCCGGCTCTGAAACTGCTGACGATCATACGGAAGAAGGGGGTTCAGGCGCTGGTGTGA
- a CDS encoding Lrp/AsnC family transcriptional regulator, with protein MPMPDQDKDSPPPTTSGPTNAPAASAREPALTDSDRHLLDLLKEDARRSISTLAAMTGTSRPSVKRRMDRLQARGIIRRYTVETALPKQGQAAGAARGVDALFTLVGRSGHYGPLLAALRQRPECLAAWAVTGSPDVFVLVHCLSVTALDATRAHMLRHPAVKSVSTAIILDGWRREDGR; from the coding sequence ATGCCCATGCCTGATCAGGACAAAGACAGCCCACCCCCGACGACATCCGGCCCGACCAATGCGCCCGCGGCATCGGCGCGTGAACCGGCGCTGACCGATAGCGACCGTCACCTGTTGGACCTGCTGAAGGAAGACGCTCGCCGCAGCATCAGCACACTGGCCGCGATGACCGGCACCTCGCGACCGTCGGTGAAGCGGCGTATGGACCGGCTTCAGGCGCGCGGCATCATCCGCCGCTACACAGTTGAAACAGCCCTTCCCAAACAGGGGCAGGCCGCCGGCGCCGCGCGCGGGGTTGACGCGCTGTTCACGCTGGTTGGCCGCTCGGGCCATTACGGTCCGCTGCTGGCGGCGCTGCGCCAGCGCCCGGAATGCCTCGCCGCCTGGGCGGTGACCGGCTCTCCCGACGTGTTCGTGCTGGTCCATTGCCTGTCGGTCACGGCACTGGATGCCACCCGCGCCCATATGCTCCGTCACCCGGCGGTCAAGTCGGTCTCCACCGCCATCATCCTGGATGGCTGGCGGCGCGAGGATGGCAGGTGA
- a CDS encoding zinc-dependent alcohol dehydrogenase family protein yields the protein MKTMLRWEIDAIGRDRLALKEAAIPSPGDHDILVKVKAVALNYRDKMVIESGRGLPISFPFTPGSDLAGEVVALGPNVSRFTPGDRVISTFMPDWIDGLRPGDARTPAYRTLGGYYPGVLAEYVAMSEDWFVRAPATLNDVEAATLPCAGVTAWFALMERAGVRSGDTVLIPSTGGVALFGLQIAKANGAEVIVSGALENGQRARALGADHYIDKTREDWVEAVYAATGDRGADHILEVIGGSHLARSVQVAAVGGHICQIGALDGFDVSAPAMPLMLKDVTIHGIGTGSRRALTRLVRAVDRTGIKPVIDTRYPFADLSAALDHLDRGPFGKVVIELP from the coding sequence ATGAAGACAATGCTGCGTTGGGAGATCGACGCCATCGGCCGCGACCGGCTGGCCCTGAAGGAGGCTGCGATCCCGTCACCGGGGGATCATGACATCCTCGTGAAGGTGAAGGCGGTCGCCCTGAACTATCGCGACAAGATGGTGATCGAGAGCGGGCGGGGCCTGCCGATCAGCTTCCCCTTCACGCCGGGATCGGACCTTGCCGGAGAGGTCGTCGCGCTTGGCCCGAACGTTTCGCGTTTCACACCTGGCGACCGGGTCATCTCGACCTTCATGCCCGACTGGATCGACGGGCTTCGGCCCGGTGACGCGCGAACGCCGGCCTACCGCACGCTTGGCGGCTATTATCCGGGCGTTCTCGCCGAATATGTCGCCATGTCGGAAGACTGGTTCGTGCGCGCCCCGGCGACCCTGAACGACGTGGAAGCGGCTACCCTGCCATGCGCTGGCGTGACCGCCTGGTTCGCCTTGATGGAACGCGCAGGCGTGCGTTCCGGCGACACCGTGCTCATCCCGAGCACCGGCGGCGTGGCCTTGTTCGGCCTGCAGATCGCCAAGGCGAACGGTGCCGAGGTCATCGTCTCCGGCGCTCTGGAGAACGGTCAGCGCGCGCGGGCGCTCGGCGCCGATCATTATATCGACAAAACGCGGGAAGATTGGGTCGAGGCGGTATACGCCGCCACCGGCGATCGCGGTGCCGACCATATCCTTGAGGTGATCGGCGGATCGCATCTGGCCCGGTCGGTGCAGGTGGCCGCCGTGGGCGGGCATATCTGCCAGATCGGCGCGCTTGACGGCTTCGACGTCAGCGCGCCGGCCATGCCATTGATGCTGAAGGACGTCACCATTCACGGGATCGGCACGGGAAGTCGTCGTGCCTTGACGCGTCTTGTCCGCGCGGTCGACCGGACCGGGATCAAGCCGGTGATCGATACCCGCTATCCGTTCGCGGACCTGTCGGCAGCACTCGATCATCTCGATCGGGGCCCGTTCGGCAAGGTCGTGATCGAGCTTCCCTGA
- a CDS encoding cupin domain-containing protein, producing the protein MVRIHVSQITPPALPALIRRLMPAQGSVEVQHDQPGKCHDWHAHPTDETLVVLDGGLRFYWTDGERLCGPGDVIHLPAGTRHGSEALAAGVTYLIAPVIVALDPAAAA; encoded by the coding sequence ATGGTCCGCATTCATGTCAGCCAGATCACGCCCCCGGCGCTGCCAGCCCTGATCCGCCGGCTGATGCCGGCGCAGGGCAGTGTGGAGGTGCAGCATGACCAGCCCGGCAAATGCCATGACTGGCACGCCCACCCGACGGATGAGACACTTGTCGTTCTGGATGGCGGGTTGCGGTTCTATTGGACCGACGGCGAGCGGCTCTGCGGCCCGGGAGACGTGATCCACCTGCCGGCCGGCACCCGCCATGGCTCGGAGGCGCTGGCGGCCGGGGTGACATATCTGATCGCCCCGGTCATCGTGGCGCTGGATCCGGCCGCCGCCGCATGA